A single Anabas testudineus chromosome 10, fAnaTes1.2, whole genome shotgun sequence DNA region contains:
- the fermt3b gene encoding fermitin family homolog 3b, with amino-acid sequence MAAWDLSVIVEDLGNETPPVSLSVTSDFHIGGVMLKLVEKTQIKRDWSDHALWWEQKQQWLLRTAWSLEKYGIHADARLVFMPQHKPLRLGLPNGITLRLRACYSSPVFKTVMGICRMLNIRHPEELSLLRPVEEKKKKKDKDVNEEIYDLCEVPLTSASRPCLYNGMPAHFADSAQMESIYKMLSITQPPPAPEVLAKQYRPASVVDKAHINGRWLDSSRCLLQQGIQENDRLWLRFKYLTFYELDPKYDVVRLTQLYEQARWAILLEDIDCTEEEMMLFGALQYHISKVSQSEPQILTTNAAMDDLESALQCLEVKMEGESSSASEMLENMTAPELNDYLKIFRPKRLTLKGYKQYWFKFQDTSISYFKSKEESIGEPIQQINLKGCEVAPDVNVAAQKFLIRLLIPAPEGMNEVYLRCDNDQQYAQWMAACRLASKGKSLADSTFQSEIQSIRSFLAMQKTNSGSHGNAPANDESINTYSLVSPRYHKKYKVKQLTPRILDAYQNVAQLSLTDAVMRFLQIWQSLPDFGLSYVVVRFKGSRKDEVLGIAPNRLIRIDLGVGDVVKTWRYNNMKQWNVNWDIRQMAIEFEGNVNIAFGCVTADCKIVHEFIGGYIFMSTRSREKSDTLNEELFHKLTGGHEAL; translated from the exons AAATCAAGCGTGATTGGTCAGACCATGCGTTGTGGTGGGAGCAGAAGCAGCAGTGGTTGCTGCGAACAGCCTGGAGTCTGGAGAAATATGGCATACATGCTGATGCCCGGCTTGTCTTTATGCCCCAACACAAGCCCTTGAGGCTGGGTCTGCCAAATGGCATCACTTTGAGGCTCAGAGCCTGCTACTCCAGCCCTGTCTTTAAGACCGTGATGGGCATCTGCAGAATGCTca ACATCCGTCACCCTGAGGAGCTCTCCCTCCTTCGgcctgtggaggaaaaaaagaagaagaaagataaaGACGTGAATGAGGAGATCTACGACCTGTGCGAGGTGCCCCTCACTTCAG CATCCCGGCCCTGTTTGTATAACGGCATGCCGGCACACTTCGCTGACTCAGCCCAAATGGAGTCCATCTATAAGATGCTGTCAATCACTCAGCCTCCTCCAGCCCCGGAGGTCTTAGCCAAACAGTACCGCCCGGCCAGTGTGGTGGACAAGGCTCATATCAACGGCAG GTGGCTGGACTCATCCCGATGTCTTTTGCAACAGGGCATACAAGAAAATGACCGGCTCTGGCTTCGTTTCAAGTACTTAACCTTCTATGAGCTAGATCccaag TACGACGTTGTGCGTCTGACCCAGCTGTATGAGCAGGCTCGCTGGGCCATCTTGCTGGAGGACATTGACTGCACTGAGGAGGAGATGATGCTTTTTGGTGCTCTACAG TACCACATCAGTAAGGTGTCTCAGTCGGAGCCCCAGATACTGACCACCAATGCAGCTATGGATGACCTGGAGTCAGCTTTGCAGTGCCTGGAGGTcaagatggagggagagagcagCTCTGCATCGGAGATGCTG GAAAACATGACTGCACCTGAACTCAATGACTATCTGAAGATATTCAG GCCAAAGAGGCTGACACTGAAGGGATACAAACAGTACTGGTTCAAATTCCAGGATACTTCCATCTCTTATTTCAAAAGCAAAGAGGAGAGCATCGGAGAGCCCATTCAACAGATAAACCTCAAAG GATGTGAGGTGGCGCCAGATGTTAATGTGGCTGCACAGAAGTTCCTTATCAGACTCCTTATACCAGCGCCTGAGGGCATGAATGAGGTCTATCTGCGCTGTGACAAT GACCAGCAGTATGCTCAGTGGATGGCTGCATGTCGGCTGGCCTCCAAAGGCAAGAGCCTCGCAGACAGCACTTTCCAGAGTGAGATACAGAGCATCCGCTCCTTCCTGGCTATGCAAAAGACCAACTCTGGTTCCCATGGTAATGCGCCTGCTAACGATGAAAGCATCAACACATACAGCCTGGTGTCGCCACGCTACCATAAGAAGTACAAGGTCAAACAG CTGACCCCTCGTATCCTGGATGCATACCAGAACGTGGCACAGCTCTCACTAACCGACGCAGTGATGCGCTTCCTACAGATCTGGCAGTCCCTGCCTGACTTTGGACTCTCATATGTCGTTGTCAG GTTCAAGGGTAGCAGAAAAGACGAGGTATTGGGCATCGCCCCCAACCGCCTGATCCGCATCGACCTGGGAGTGGGTGACGTGGTAAAGACTTGGCGCTACAACAACATGAAGCAGTGGAATGTCAACTGGGACATACGACAG ATGGCCATTGAGTTTGAAGGCAACGTCAACATTGCTTTTGGCTGTGTGACTGCCGACTGCAAAATTGTTCATGAGTTTATTGGAGGCTACATCTTCATGTCGACACGCAGTCGTGAGAAGA